In Rahnella aquatilis CIP 78.65 = ATCC 33071, one DNA window encodes the following:
- a CDS encoding alternative ribosome-rescue factor A, whose amino-acid sequence MSHYKHQKGVIQDNALQALLHDPLFKQRVEKNEKGKGSYRRKEKNGKRSYLEGSVECLFEYSTLPF is encoded by the coding sequence ATGAGCCACTATAAGCATCAAAAAGGCGTCATTCAAGATAACGCATTACAGGCGCTTCTTCATGATCCACTGTTTAAACAACGTGTTGAGAAAAATGAAAAAGGGAAAGGGAGCTACCGTCGTAAAGAGAAAAATGGGAAGAGGAGTTATCTGGAGGGCAGTGTTGAGTGTTTGTTTGAGTATTCAACACTGCCCTTCTAA
- the mscL gene encoding large-conductance mechanosensitive channel protein MscL, producing MSFMKEFREFAMRGNVVDLAVGVIIGAAFGKIVSSFVADIIMPPLGLLIGGVDFKQFAFVLREAQGAAPAVVMHYGVFIQNVFDFIIVALAIFCAITLMNKMRRKQEDKPAAPPKPTAEETLLAEIRDLLKEQQTPKL from the coding sequence ATGAGTTTTATGAAAGAGTTTCGTGAGTTTGCCATGCGCGGCAACGTGGTCGACCTGGCAGTCGGTGTTATCATCGGCGCCGCTTTTGGCAAAATAGTATCGTCATTTGTCGCTGATATCATTATGCCACCACTGGGTTTGTTGATTGGCGGAGTCGATTTTAAGCAGTTCGCCTTTGTCCTCAGGGAAGCTCAGGGAGCAGCACCCGCAGTAGTCATGCATTATGGGGTATTCATTCAGAACGTATTTGATTTCATCATTGTTGCACTGGCCATATTCTGTGCAATTACCTTGATGAATAAAATGCGTCGTAAGCAGGAAGATAAGCCCGCTGCCCCCCCTAAACCAACAGCGGAAGAAACTCTGTTAGCGGAAATTCGTGATTTGCTTAAAGAGCAGCAGACACCCAAACTGTAA
- the trkA gene encoding Trk system potassium transporter TrkA — MKIIILGAGQVGGTLAENLVGENNDITVVDTNTVRLRQLQDKFDLRVVQGHGSHPRVLREAGAEDADMLVAVTNSDETNMVACQIAYSLFNTPNRIARIRSTEYIRESEKLFHPEAVPIDHLISPEQLVTDYIYKLIEYPGALQVVNFAEGKVSIAAVKAYYGGPLVGNALSSMREHMPHIETRVAAIFRQDRPIRPQGSTIIEAGDEVFFVAASQHIRAVMSELQRLEKPYKRIMIVGGGNVGAGLAQRLEKNYSVKLIERDQQRAAELAEILQDTIVFYGDASDQELLAEEHIEQVDVFIAITNDDEANIMSAMLAKRMGAKKAMVLIQRSAYVDLVQGSVIDIAISPQQATISALLGHVRKADIVSVSSLRRGVAEAIEAIAHGDETTSKVVGRTVEEIKLPPGTTIGAIVRGNEVIIANGTSRIQQGDHVVMFITDKKFVRDVERLFQPSPFFL, encoded by the coding sequence ATGAAAATAATAATTCTCGGGGCCGGGCAGGTTGGTGGAACACTCGCCGAAAACCTGGTAGGTGAAAACAATGACATTACGGTTGTCGACACGAATACTGTCCGACTGCGTCAGCTTCAGGATAAGTTTGACCTGCGCGTAGTCCAGGGGCACGGTTCTCACCCTCGCGTACTTCGCGAAGCCGGTGCCGAAGATGCCGATATGCTGGTAGCCGTGACGAATTCTGATGAAACCAATATGGTCGCCTGCCAGATTGCCTATTCGCTGTTTAACACACCAAACCGCATTGCCCGTATCCGTTCAACTGAATACATCCGCGAATCTGAAAAACTTTTCCATCCGGAAGCCGTGCCTATCGACCATCTGATTTCCCCAGAGCAACTGGTCACTGATTATATCTACAAACTCATTGAGTATCCGGGTGCGTTACAGGTAGTGAATTTCGCAGAAGGAAAAGTCAGTATTGCAGCAGTAAAAGCTTATTATGGTGGACCTTTAGTCGGTAATGCACTCTCTTCAATGCGCGAACACATGCCGCACATTGAAACGCGAGTTGCAGCCATTTTCCGCCAGGATCGTCCGATTCGACCACAGGGCTCAACCATCATTGAAGCCGGTGATGAAGTATTCTTTGTGGCAGCTTCTCAGCATATCCGTGCAGTCATGAGCGAGCTTCAGAGGCTCGAAAAGCCTTACAAACGAATCATGATCGTTGGTGGCGGCAATGTCGGGGCGGGGCTTGCACAACGGCTTGAGAAGAATTACAGCGTAAAACTCATCGAACGAGATCAGCAGCGAGCCGCAGAGCTTGCAGAAATACTGCAAGATACGATCGTCTTCTATGGTGACGCCTCTGATCAGGAATTGCTGGCTGAAGAGCATATTGAACAAGTGGATGTATTCATCGCCATTACTAATGACGATGAAGCGAATATCATGTCGGCAATGCTGGCCAAGAGAATGGGCGCGAAAAAAGCGATGGTTCTTATCCAGCGCAGTGCATATGTCGATTTGGTGCAGGGCAGTGTCATCGATATTGCGATTTCTCCTCAGCAGGCAACGATTTCAGCGTTGCTTGGACACGTCCGAAAAGCAGACATCGTCAGTGTTTCATCGCTGAGACGCGGTGTCGCTGAAGCCATTGAAGCGATTGCACATGGCGATGAGACGACATCAAAAGTGGTTGGCCGTACAGTGGAAGAAATCAAACTGCCACCAGGTACCACAATTGGGGCTATTGTGCGCGGTAATGAGGTGATTATTGCCAACGGCACCAGCAGGATCCAACAGGGTGACCACGTTGTGATGTTTATTACCGATAAGAAGTTTGTCAGGGATGTTGAACGGCTGTTCCAGCCAAGCCCATTCTTCTTATAA
- the rsmB gene encoding 16S rRNA (cytosine(967)-C(5))-methyltransferase RsmB, with protein MKTAYNLRSIAAQAISQVLDKGLSLSTVLPGLQKNVSEKDRGLLQELCFGTLRVLPQLEWCLQQLMAKPLTGKQRTLHYLLMVGLYQLIHTRIPAHAVLAETVNGAVALKRPQLKGLINGVLRQFQRQQEELLQRMLNNDSRHLHPSWLFNRLKKAYPDDWENIVDANNQRPPMWLRVNRLHHTRDEYLHLLNESQIEAVPHPEYGDAIRLITPCQVSLLPGFTEGWITVQDASAQGSVDLLDPQNGELILDLCCAPGGKTTHILEAAPKAHVLAVDVDEQRLKRVHENLQRLKLNAEVKQGDGREPQVWAGDRIFDRILLDAPCSATGVIRRHPDIKWLRRDSDIAELASLQKEILHAVWPRLKSKGVMVYATCSILPDENCQQIASFLESHQDATLVETGTMEKPGRQNLPHAEDGDGFYYAKLIKS; from the coding sequence ATGAAAACAGCCTATAATCTCCGTAGCATTGCTGCTCAAGCCATCAGCCAGGTTTTGGACAAAGGATTATCCCTGTCCACAGTTCTTCCTGGCCTGCAGAAAAACGTCTCAGAAAAAGATCGCGGACTCCTTCAGGAACTGTGCTTTGGTACGCTTCGCGTGCTCCCACAACTGGAATGGTGCTTGCAGCAACTGATGGCAAAACCTCTCACAGGTAAGCAAAGAACACTGCATTACTTACTGATGGTGGGTCTGTATCAGTTGATCCATACCCGGATTCCGGCACACGCCGTACTGGCTGAAACTGTTAACGGTGCCGTTGCGCTAAAACGTCCTCAGTTAAAAGGCCTGATCAACGGCGTGTTGCGTCAGTTCCAGCGGCAGCAGGAAGAATTGCTTCAACGCATGCTCAACAATGACAGCCGTCACCTTCACCCGAGCTGGCTTTTTAACCGCCTGAAGAAAGCTTACCCCGATGACTGGGAAAATATCGTTGATGCCAATAATCAAAGGCCGCCGATGTGGCTGCGTGTCAACAGACTGCATCACACACGCGATGAATACTTACACCTGCTAAATGAATCCCAGATTGAAGCGGTTCCCCATCCGGAATATGGTGATGCAATACGTCTGATCACGCCATGTCAGGTAAGCCTGCTTCCGGGGTTCACTGAAGGTTGGATCACCGTTCAGGATGCTTCGGCGCAAGGTAGTGTTGATCTGCTGGATCCACAAAATGGCGAATTGATCCTCGATTTATGCTGCGCTCCGGGTGGGAAAACTACTCATATCCTGGAAGCCGCCCCTAAAGCACATGTTCTCGCTGTTGATGTGGACGAGCAACGTTTGAAACGCGTTCATGAAAATCTTCAGCGTTTGAAACTTAATGCAGAAGTGAAGCAAGGCGATGGCCGCGAGCCACAGGTTTGGGCCGGTGATCGCATTTTTGACCGTATTCTTCTTGATGCCCCCTGTTCAGCGACGGGTGTTATCCGCCGACATCCTGACATCAAATGGCTGCGCAGGGACAGTGATATTGCTGAACTCGCCAGCCTCCAAAAAGAAATCCTTCATGCCGTCTGGCCACGGCTAAAAAGCAAAGGTGTCATGGTTTACGCAACCTGCTCGATTTTGCCGGATGAAAACTGCCAGCAAATAGCTTCATTCCTGGAATCACATCAGGATGCTACGCTGGTTGAAACCGGAACGATGGAAAAACCGGGTCGACAGAATCTTCCACATGCTGAAGATGGTGATGGATTCTATTACGCTAAACTTATCAAAAGCTGA
- the fmt gene encoding methionyl-tRNA formyltransferase gives MRVTQDTALRIIFAGTPDFAARHLDALLSSEHQVVGVFTQPDRPAGRGNKLTASPVKVLAQTHDIPVFQPKSLRPEENQSLVSALQADVMVVVAYGLILPKAVLGMPKLGCINVHGSLLPRWRGAAPIQRSLWAGDAKTGITIMQMDVGLDTGNMLHKVECDISPADTSASLYDKLAELGPQGLLETLKQLANGTVKPEVQSEEDVTYAEKLSKEEARLDWNLSAEQLERCIRAFNPWPVSFFMIEEQPVKVWQAECLPGKNSAAPGTIVAADKKGIQIATSDGILNITQLQPSGKKAMSAQDLLNSRREWFIEGTRLV, from the coding sequence ATTCGTGTAACACAGGACACTGCTTTGCGAATCATATTTGCCGGTACACCCGACTTTGCAGCGCGTCATCTTGACGCGCTTTTATCATCAGAACATCAGGTTGTCGGTGTTTTTACTCAGCCTGATCGCCCGGCCGGCCGCGGAAATAAATTGACCGCAAGCCCGGTGAAAGTTCTGGCTCAAACCCACGACATCCCGGTGTTCCAGCCTAAATCTTTGCGCCCCGAAGAAAATCAATCTCTGGTTTCGGCGCTGCAAGCTGATGTTATGGTTGTCGTCGCTTACGGTCTGATTTTACCTAAAGCCGTGCTTGGTATGCCGAAATTGGGCTGCATCAATGTGCATGGTTCCTTATTGCCACGCTGGCGGGGCGCAGCTCCGATTCAGCGCTCTCTGTGGGCAGGTGACGCAAAAACGGGTATCACCATCATGCAGATGGATGTCGGGCTTGATACCGGTAACATGTTGCATAAAGTCGAGTGTGATATTTCCCCCGCAGATACCAGTGCTTCGCTTTATGACAAACTGGCTGAACTGGGCCCGCAAGGTCTGCTTGAAACCCTTAAGCAACTGGCGAATGGCACAGTAAAACCTGAAGTGCAAAGTGAAGAGGACGTGACCTACGCAGAGAAACTTAGCAAGGAAGAAGCCCGCTTAGACTGGAACTTGTCAGCCGAACAACTGGAACGCTGCATTCGCGCGTTTAATCCCTGGCCTGTCAGCTTTTTCATGATTGAAGAACAGCCGGTGAAAGTCTGGCAGGCAGAATGTTTGCCAGGTAAAAACAGCGCGGCACCCGGGACTATTGTTGCTGCAGACAAAAAGGGTATTCAGATTGCGACATCCGATGGCATCCTGAACATCACCCAGTTGCAACCCTCAGGTAAAAAAGCAATGTCCGCACAGGATTTGCTGAACTCTCGTCGCGAATGGTTTATCGAAGGCACGCGTTTAGTCTGA
- the def gene encoding peptide deformylase: protein MSVLQILHFPDERLRITAKPVKEVNAEIQQIVDDMFETMYAEEGIGLAATQVDIHQRIIVIDVSENRDERLVLINPELLEKSGETGIEEGCLSIPDQRALVPRAAKVKVRALDRDGKTFELEADDLLAICIQHEMDHLVGKLFVDYLSPLKRQRIRQKMEKMAKLNARAD from the coding sequence ATGTCCGTATTACAGATATTACATTTCCCAGACGAGCGGCTTCGCATAACTGCAAAACCGGTCAAAGAAGTTAACGCCGAAATCCAGCAGATCGTGGATGATATGTTTGAAACCATGTATGCAGAGGAAGGGATTGGTCTTGCTGCAACTCAGGTCGACATTCATCAGCGCATCATCGTGATTGATGTCTCTGAAAACCGCGATGAGCGTCTGGTTCTCATTAATCCTGAATTGCTTGAAAAAAGCGGCGAAACCGGGATTGAAGAAGGGTGTCTGTCGATCCCCGATCAACGGGCGCTGGTGCCACGTGCTGCAAAAGTAAAAGTCCGTGCGCTTGACCGTGACGGTAAAACCTTCGAGCTTGAAGCCGATGACTTGCTGGCAATTTGTATCCAGCATGAAATGGATCATCTGGTAGGTAAATTATTCGTGGATTACTTGTCTCCCTTGAAACGTCAGCGTATTCGCCAGAAAATGGAAAAAATGGCCAAGCTGAACGCGCGGGCTGACTAA